GGGAAGCGAGTTCCTTACCTCCTGGAACTTTTCAcactaaaaaaacatttaaaaacaattaataaaaacgcgaattattaagaattttattaaaataaagtttaatgatatttatatgtaatacaatataaaaaaatgtaaaggaaactattattattaaaaaatgcatataccattTGCCTATTCATTGTGATAgaatttcattttatatttataaattgaatagaatcatgctgttttatatacactgcACCAAATATACGACGCAAATACattaaccctatatataacaatttcctatagttaaatatattatatgtttttcattaattaaattaatatagaataataaaataatattattactaaaatcatattatacttattttatgacaattagctaaattaccttaaatataGGGTTTCTTAATACACCTTttccatatgtatatatgatgcattttatacaaaaatgactattattaataaaatatggtataactttattataaaaacgGATATACGtttataaagaatttaaagtatgttttaagatagaaaaggaatatatttatattttctgttTTAATGATTGTCTTTcaaaaacttaaatactgtataaatataaaaaattaaaaattatattattgctataatccttaaaatatataaatagtcattttttaaaatatattaaacttttatatatttacttctaatactatatacaatgctttattaaaattaaagtattttcaaattaagttgcattgtttCCTTTCTAtgcaattatataaatttatattgtttttaatgaatgtaaataaattcaaaattcattttaatgtgctaaataactttatttttattccaatataccttattgggtaattttataatattttttacgcGTAATTTCCACTCtctaaaacaacaattagcactgaacccgtacttataagcttaaataagtctttgaatgcatatttttttaaaataatgctcagtaaatattaacaaataaataagtattgatgtaaatttaaagtataatagaaaactatgtttagTTAGGTTGCTATATtacctttaagaggagagagataagatatattgctattttaatatataaatttaaataaatatttgataaatgttttacatagttcattttatcttatatattctattgttatagttatcaatgtatatatatattcaaataatttattaaaaatcctatattttattaattctacaaaaaacaataataatataatacgcgttaatattgaataataaaatgatatttaatattaattaagtaTTTAACCCTTTCTCCattaatccatatttttagaatataaaactacaaatcccaaattggatctttaacaaaatatataacattgatacctttataatgcattattatttttcttttcgataatattaatgtttaattatattaatttttcacaaaaaaacaatatttcaatattagttactAGTAgagtaatttattatattatatttataggggtataataataacgttATTCTATCTAtctaattatttataattattagtacaaactataacattatattttattaatatacttatattttattttttaactatttaaatatatgtttccaatttatatatacctcaaaactataaagcttaaaattaatagtgattgatctaatattatacctttatagtaaataaattaaaatatatataactatttcgattatttgaatttaaaacattaaaataaaatgatactatatataataaaaaattaaaagaattgtatacacatatataatgtaattttttattatattattaaaaatattagatgcataaaatgccttttatagataacgttgtattgtcgaCTCCCGATCGATATcccatgcatctatattttatgaatatatattattaaagttCAGTTTGATaatatgatttaaattaaaacaaatatgatacaaattataagttttactaaataaaatgtttcatcaaataaaaaaatatattatgatatgcataattcaatataactcTGGGTTATCAAGacttatataatagacaattatgatatagcataatatgaattaatatatagccaatatcaatattaaaatttaattatatatattataacttatgaaaaaatggtATGTGGCTCTTTATATTAATGGCAGTGCCccttttggttgcatatttaggCATCATTTcgagattaaacatacgggatgatacatatatttaattaattttaaaattatacaaaaataaatgcaatataatgTATAACCCTAACCCAATATGGTTCCcacaatataaaaactatataaaaattatgacaaaaaaatacttatttccaaatagacagtttcttaaaatttattaattattattactattcctgaaatattCACTACTCTtcaaatcatatattaatgatccattttcttctttatttttttatctttttatcttttctcttaaatattgtttttgagatcgtttccgaaatccaaataatgaatactaatataaaaattaaaaaaaatgtataatttatttatattaataaattactcagtgtgtatatatttttaattgacttattatttaccttatatgcaattcctaataaaattaatgttgcaacaaatataattggaattaaaattaatttatttacttgtGATGGACTTGGTAATGTTGAATCAGAATCTGATACTTTAGCTTCATAACTTGATGCTGGCGTTTCACTCAAGGAGACATCTTGTGTTTCTTTAGGATTTGATATGTCAACATTTTCAactgttttttttgttgGTAGCGAAGGAAGATTTATTGGTTTACCATCaactttgtttttttcaaaattataataatcacTTGATAATGCcgacaatattttattatatgaattcccttcattattatcattatcattaaaaAGTTGTTTGTATTCATTAGCAAATTTTTTAGCGTATTCTAAATACATCTCGCCCTTGTTTTTTTTACCAATATTGATATACATGCTGCAtatgtttttaaataaatcataaaatttagacataaCACTAATATCAATATCCAtcaatttattttgatttataagatcaatataatttttatatcccGTAGCACCATCTATAGTCTTTTTATACTCCTCAACATTTTCCATATGCTTACTATAAAAATCGTTAAACTTGGTGATTTCCTTTTGTGGTTTTTGATTTAACTTATAACTTATCCATGTCATAATGTATGTAACAATATTCATATTTCCATTTGCATTACtcgaaaaattatatgaacttccataaaattgtttaaatAACCATAAAGATCCAGCATTAATCTTATCGATATCATTTTCACATTTTCTATTAGAGCAATAGATATTGAGCGATCCACCTTTAAAATCATATTCTCCAGAATTCAATTCATCGGGAAAAGCCCTCCACATAGTATCAAACTGATCACACTAAGAaaccattttaaaaaatcatataaaaatgtctatTAAAATGAacttattattaatttatagataataaaatatcaaaattgtGTAATaacaaacatttttattcaagAAATTGTATGTACCATTTTACTAGTCAACATAttggaaaattatttttgaactataaattaagtacatcatattaatttaatatatactgCATCAAAATAGGGACGTAAAATTGGATTCTCTATATAACAATTATCTGTAGTTAatcacattttatttttaatgttaatttaaaattaatgtaaagtaataatacaatagtaACATCATAgtaagtttatatatatttatgaaaattagCTAAACTGCCTTAAATTGGAGATATCTAATACattttagtaatatttataacataatttataCTTAAATTTAtgattaataataatatccattataattttattataataatttaaggAAATTTGAATGAGTTTAAAATACATCCACTTATATTTGTctcaatatagaaaaatacaaatttgttTCTCAtgctttaacaaatatatttatatccatGAGCCtgtaaatatgtaaaaattaataaatctattattactataatccttaaaatatataaatagtcattttttaaaatatattaaatatttacatatttgtttcttataatatagaatatagttttttctaaaattataatattttcaaatttagtTATGCTACTTACATctatatgcaaattatataattttatattgtttttaatgaatatagatAGATTCAcaattcattttaatgagtacaataattttgtttttattccTATGTACTTCAATTTAGAAGTATACCTTATCGGATAatttacaatatattttacgcatCTTTTCCACtgttaaaacaacaattagcaccggtcccgtatttataagcttaaataagtctttgaatgtaaatagtttttaaaatcatacttagtaaatattaaatattaatacataaataagtattgatgcaaattttttagtataataaaaaactatGTTTGGTTAGGTTGTTGTATTGTcatttaagaggagagagataagatatatttgctctttaaatatataaatttagataaatattcgcTAAATGTTCTgcattattcatttttatcttataaattttattgttatagttatcaatgtatatatattcaagtaatttgttaaaaattctatattttattaattctacgATAAAACCATGCTAATTtagattaaaaaattattattcaataaaaactaataatataatacgcattaatatgtaataataaaatggaatttaacatgaattgaatctttaactttttctttatttatccagttttttaaatacaaaatcacatatcccaaattggatctttaacaaatatacaaaaatgatacatttataatgtattattatgtgtcttttcaataatattaatatttaattatatgaagatttcacaatataacaatatttcaatataaGTTATTCGTAGAGTATTTTAttagtttatatgtataaatatataataataacgcattttatctatcatattatttataattattaaaacaaactataacattaaattttattaatatacttatattttttcaattaactatttataatatatttccaatttatatatacctcatatctttaaaatttacaaattaatagtgattaatctattattataccttatgataaataaattaacgtATATAATGCAaattctattaatacaaatgtaaaggaaatacaAAAAGGGAATAGTAACataattaaaacttaaaaaatattatatatagttcaattttttatgtattaaaaaaaatgttagaagcataataatattttatagattatgttacattgtcgattctcgatcgaaaCTCTaacatctatattttatgaatatctattattatagttcagttggataacatgatttgaatcaaaataaatatgatacaagttataagttttactaaataaaattttcatcaaataaagaaacatattatgatatgcataattcaatatagtcTCTGAATAacatgttttatataatgaaaattattatatagcatatatctatattaatatatacaatatagacattttattttaatcatattaaatcaggatgaacactcaattatatatattataacttatgaaaaaatgtgatGTGGTCCTTTTCAAATTAATGGCAGTATCCTTTTGTTGTATATTTAAGCTTCATCTAGAGATTAAACATATAGggatggtacatatatttaattagtgttcaaattatataaaattaaatgcaatataatacttaactCTAACCCGAACATGGGTTCCATAACCACAACCCCGACccacaatataaaaattatgcaaaaattacttcctaACAGACAGTTtcctaaaatatataaataattattattattcctaAATTGTCACTCTcctcgaatcatatattaatgattcattttcttctttatattttttattttttctcttaatttttgtttttgaaatcgtttccgaaatccaaataacgaatactaatataaaattttaagaaGCGTACGGCTGTTTGTTAATgcttgcatatatataacaatttttttttaattctttattatttaccttataagaaattcctaaaaaaaatcctattgcaccaaatatcgataaaactgtaaataatttgcttgttatcgacgaacttgatggtGTATCTTCAGAACCTTGTCCAGAAAATTGCTCAGGACTTTGTATTTTTTCTACTGATGGAAGGGATGGAATATCCTTACAACTACTACATTTACtagtataataatttttaaaattaatatattcatttgatAAAGTAGACAATAGTTTATTATAGGAACTATTACTAGTAATAACAGAgtttttattcatttctttatatttattaacaaatttattagCATTTTGCGAACAGATTGAGCAATGTGATCTCGTTTCATTAAAATTAGTATACATTTcacatattaatttaaatacttcataaaaattaaatataatatttttatccatacccaaaaaatattttttttgatctataagatccttataatttttataatctgTAACATCAGgtatagaatttttatacctatcattatttatagttgtactataaaaatattctagATTCTTCACATTTCCTACTTGTGGTtttaggtttaacatataacttaaccatagaataatataatcaacaatatttatattattttgcgcATAATACGATGACCAAGAACTCCCAATGAATTGAttaaggaaataaaaaaatccggcattaattttatcgagatCACCTTTACATTCattattaaaacaataaCTATCTAAGAAATTTTCTGTTTTAAATTGATACTTATTATCACTGTCCAATTCATCAGGAAATTTATCCCATACACTCTCGAACTTTTCACACTAAGaaatcatttaaaaacaattaataaaaacatgtgttattgaaaattttattaaagaaaagtttaatgatatatataatataatatcataaaatgtaaaggaaattattattattaaaaaatgcatataccacttgCTTATTCATTGTGATAgaatttcattttatatttgtaaattgagtagagtcatgctattttatatacgatgtccccaatatgtgacgctaatactttaaccctatatatagAAACTGTCTGTAgctaaatatattataagtttttcaataatcaaattaatatagaataataatatagtagtattactaaaataatattataattattttatggcaattagctaaattaccttaaatagagggtttAGTTAATACagttttgattaaatataaatatgatgcattttatacaaaaaatgctgttcttactaacatctggtataactttattataaaaatggatatacttttataaataatttaagtaTGTTTGAACGTCGAAaaggtatatatttatattttatgttttaatgattgcccttctaaaacttaaatactgtacaaatttaaaaaataaaaaattatattattactataatcctcaAAAGTATATAACcagtaattttttaaaatatattaaatttgtatatactttttcttataatatataatatattttttctaaaattataacatttataaaataagttgcattgttccttttttaattgcatatacataattctaatattatttttatttaatatatatcaattccaattatatttaacattttcaataactttatttttatttctatataattaaatttagaaatatatcttattgggtaattttataatatattttgcacatctttctcacggtttaaaacgacaattaacACTGgtcccgtatttataagcttaaataagtctttaaatgtatattgtttttaaaatgatacttagtaaatattaacacataaataaatattgatgcaaattttaaagtataatataaaactatgcataattaaattgttatatttacattttagataggagagataagggaagtatgtttttttaagacaaggatGTAGCCATATAAGATTTACTTATTATGCATAGtttaattatgttttatattttataccaTTAAATCTTTCAAcccatgtatatatattaaaattaatcattaaaaatggcttagaattattttctaaatatatagtttgcttttatattttataataaacaatatttagttctatgatgaaaaactataaaattattaatattatttttcttggtagtgttaattctaatattatcgcATTAATACatacttaaataaatgttataatatgtCATTTGATCTTGTatgcatacaattttaatcTTACCATACCTTTAATACTATATATGATGAATTTATACCCATATAGTGTATCAAATGAATTTAATGGTTtgttcgtatttaatacgtttttctattgttattactattattattgttactgctACATCACTGTATAATACAACGGAATAATTAATGCGCTTAATCAAAATACTTTATatcaattaataatttttttgtttcattgttttaaagtataacattttaGAACATAATATTtcgtaataacaatatatttaaattataaatttagagtttttatatccataataacctaataaaaacattattagttcaaattaattattacattcattttctgtatattttgcattaatatatgattgtatatatttccaaatttaacatatttcagtTTTAGCCATTggtacaatattatatatattagaacaATAACGTTAATGTTATATACCAAGTTgtttataagtattataacaaactataacattaaattatattatatacttatattttttcatttaactattttaaaatttaatttatttatacctcaaaatataaaatttaaaaattaatagtgatttaTCTATTATTGTatcttatgataaataaattatggcATATAAAGCAATTTCTATtcatattaattaattttaataaaaatgtaaaggaaatacaaaaagagaatagtaactacaataaaacttaaaaagTGTTGTATatagtgtattttttatgtattactaaaaaatgttagaagcgtaataatattttatagacaaCGTTACATTGTCGATTTTCAATCGATATcccatgcatctatattttatgaatatatattatatattagtaaTATGTTCAATTAatcttaaaaaaacatatattaatatgaaggtatattatattgtaaaGGGATATTCAGAATggattaaattataattttaccTTGATATGAAATATTACTATATAGTTTGGTTGGAAAGTTATAATTAAATCAAATATTAGTGGCacaaattataagttttactaaataaaatatttcatcaaataaagaaatgtaTTGTGTAAtgtataattcaatataactcTGGATTAACaatctttatataatagataataaaGGCTCTTATGCATGGTTAACCAAAAAATTGtagtaatatatacaatgcgaagttataatattgtcacatttaatatatattaacgaattatgtataagtattataacttataaaatgttatgtACCCCCTTTTTTGGTTGAATATTTAGACACAATCTCgaaattaaacatacggggATGGTAAATACATTTGATCAACATTTGCAAaccaataaatattataaatttattcaaaattaaatgaaatattatatttaacccTAACCCAAACGTGGGGTCTACAAACATAATCTCAATcctgacccacaacataaaaactatataaaaattatgcaaaaattacttcgaaatagacagtttcttaaaatatattaatcattattactattcctgaaatagtcactactcttcgaataatatattaatgatcagtttcttctttacttttttagcttttctcttaaatggggtttttgagatcgtttccgaaaaccaaataacgaatactaatataaaattttaagaaGCGTAGGGTTGTTCGTTaatgtttacatatatataatattttttttaattccttattatttaccttataagaaactcccaataaaattgatgctgcaataaatataattccaATTGTAAttagtgtattttttgttactgAACATTCTGTCACTGGACTATTTGTCACTGGACTATTTGTCACTTGACTTTTTGTCACTGAACATTCTGTCACTGGACTATTTGTCACTGAACTTCGTGGACAAGTTTCAAGGAATTTGATATTATTACATCCACGTGCATTATATTTCTCTTTAAATTTGTCATAATCTTTTGATAAACTTAACCATAGTTGAAAATAAGAACttcctttattaatatctaaaccatttttaagtttttcatatttttcataaaattctCCAGCATTTATTAAACATTTATTGCATTGGGTTTTTGTTTTATCAACTTCACTATCCAtcttacataataatttaaatacttcataaaaattagatatatctttaatatcaatattcatcgattttattttttgttttatatcgATATTAATCTTATTATAACTATCACCAATTGTTTTCTGATCATATTTACTATTTGTTTCTATATGTttagtataaaaatcgtTTAATGTGGTGGTTCCATTTTGTGCTTTTTGATTCAGTTTGTGacttaaccataaaatagcgTATTCAGCAAGTTTATCACTCTCTAAATTTTTCATATCACCAAAATCCTTAAAGAAAACTAAAAATGCTATAAAAGCAGaactaatttttttgttatcatcattatcacaATTATTACCAGGACAATGCAGATTGGTATGAATTCCTGTGAACTTATAATTTTGAGAATCTCGATCGAAGACAAGACCATTATCGGCCATTTTAAGTCCATCACactacgaatatattttacgaattaaacaaaaaaatgcattaatataaatgttactaaaatgaaaattaatataatttatagttaATGCAACATCCAAATAATGTAAGAAAAAGGATATATACCAGATTAGCacccattataatgaaattccGTTATAATTTGGAGATTATGTGGGatgatgttatttatatatattg
This sequence is a window from Plasmodium yoelii strain 17X genome assembly, chromosome: 1. Protein-coding genes within it:
- a CDS encoding PIR protein — protein: MLTSKMCDQFDTMWRAFPDELNSGEYDFKGGSLNIYCSNRKCENDIDKINAGSLWLFKQFYGSSYNFSSNANGNMNIVTYIMTWISYKLNQKPQKEITKFNDFYSKHMENVEEYKKTIDGATGYKNYIDLINQNKLMDIDISVMSKFYDLFKNICSMYINIGKKNKGEMYLEYAKKFANEYKQLFNDNDNNEGNSYNKILSALSSDYYNFEKNKVDGKPINLPSLPTKKTVENVDISNPKETQDVSLSETPASSYEAKVSDSDSTLPSPSQVNKLILIPIIFVATLILLGIAYKYSLFGFRKRSQKQYLREKIKR
- a CDS encoding PIR protein: MNKQVCEKFESVWDKFPDELDSDNKYQFKTENFLDSYCFNNECKGDLDKINAGFFYFLNQFIGSSWSSYYAQNNINIVDYIILWLSYMLNLKPQVGNVKNLEYFYSTTINNDRYKNSIPDVTDYKNYKDLIDQKKYFLGMDKNIIFNFYEVFKLICEMYTNFNETRSHCSICSQNANKFVNKYKEMNKNSVITSNSSYNKLLSTLSNEYINFKNYYTSKCSSCKDIPSLPSVEKIQSPEQFSGQGSEDTPSSSSITSKLFTVLSIFGAIGFFLGISYKYSLFGFRKRFQKQKLREKIKNIKKKMNH
- a CDS encoding PIR protein, which translates into the protein MGANLCDGLKMADNGLVFDRDSQNYKFTGIHTNLHCPGNNCDNDDNKKISSAFIAFLVFFKDFGDMKNLESDKLAEYAILWLSHKLNQKAQNGTTTLNDFYTKHIETNSKYDQKTIGDSYNKINIDIKQKIKSMNIDIKDISNFYEVFKLLCKMDSEVDKTKTQCNKCLINAGEFYEKYEKLKNGLDINKGSSYFQLWLSLSKDYDKFKEKYNARGCNNIKFLETCPRSSVTNSPVTECSVTKSQVTNSPVTNSPVTECSVTKNTLITIGIIFIAASILLGVSYKYSLFGFRKRSQKPHLREKLKK